One segment of Anopheles stephensi strain Indian chromosome 3, UCI_ANSTEP_V1.0, whole genome shotgun sequence DNA contains the following:
- the LOC118510437 gene encoding anion exchange protein 2 isoform X2, with product MSRRDNNVRKLSFLGFHTKETSNDDPNEVHLDDEIERVFGTTAEKERFELNRLQDEVILDNSPLKYDEAQRVPDSADRQMHQDTTSSASNTSNTAPTANNNTTISNKPSNTSAHSNESRKPPVSSPPTTAPTSPISFSSKSETTDTKPSTANNTTLADNTSNDFSETVHDEPVVDQGTVQGEQWDTSARRNVHFDKENKGAPIDGLPLEDTNEERRRRTEKLLQSKPVRSKRRHHPHKSRKFSLQEYHPEWRRQSGTEGGPTGRRISVQPEDATLQEADIDELTSHRSDDPRALRRHKVSAQSGSSLVNINRKETPQLQHLLPSSKYKKMYDHSPHEVFVQLDELTGSGEDREWKETARWIKYEEDVEEGADRWGRPHVASLSFHSLLNLRRCLETGVVLMDLEEKDLPSVAYRVVEQMVVDELIHEDDKAVIMRALLLRHRHVNESSHGGFSFGPKRKYSSYTSLQSLSMRAEDGGNGEVIVGVRRLNSFVSPTQSYTLSPPSLHPNSVYGQSPNLSSRNHPPTPQPGPPKDRHARHTSNHGRCRRSGSQDSSSTATAATAASAATAAAAAAAAPVTLTTVTCAVGMRRNNSPLSLTVSVDDKKPRIVPAAEINGHGGHGETRININEETYTSSQEDIKMRTQKESILKRIPEGAEATTVLVGAVDFLEQPTIAFVRLAEGIPMPSITEVPIPVRFLFILLGPQKTELDYHEVGRSIATLMSNEHFHDIAYKADDRRELLSAINEFLDDSIVLPPGKWERQALLPFEELKAKSDMIRLRKKKALDEKIKSKQSQLLTSEEEKKLLASSGGDGGGDGKKPPKNPLEKTNRLWGGLINDIKRRYPMYKSDIMDGLNTETLAATIFMYFAALSTAITFGGLSSDKTHNLIGISETLVSASMVGLVFHLLAGQPLVIIGTTGPLLLFDEALNQFCISNDFNFLTVRVYVGCWLAVIALVVSAFEGSVYVRLFTRFTQEIFSALITLIYIVETVMKLVSVYKRHPLLAEYSYKNITEPQPLPMPYLEEGNGTTAAGLLAESLTTVVNATLGIPVDPDNLLIPEDGIGPRNRPNTALFCTILTLGTFSLAYYLKLFRNSHFLGRNARRALGDFGVPISIALFVLVDYMIPEVFTEKLSVPEGLSPSDETRRGWIIPLGGVPGWLPFVAGIPALLVYILIFMETHISELIVDKPERGLKKGSGLHMDIVLLCFLNTVCGFFGMPWHCAATVRSVTHVSAVTIMSRTHAPGDAPHITDVKEQRISGFFVSLMVGLSVTMAPILRLIPMSVLFGVFLYMGIASMSGVQFFERLRLYLMPVKHHPQVPFVRRVPTWKMHLFTFVQILALAMLWAVKSSPFSLAFPFFLIMMVPIRKQLESVFSPLELRALDGSQPNEGAEDEPDFYEQAPIPA from the exons ATGAGCCGCCGGGACAATAATGTGCGGAAACTGTCCTTCCTGGGATTCCACACCAAGGAG ACAAGCAATGATGACCCGAACGAGGTACATCTGGATGATGAAATCGAGCGCGTCTTCGGTACGACCGCCGAGAAGGAACGTTTCGAACTGAACCGCCTGCAGGACGAAGTCATCCTGGACAACTCGCCGCTCAAGTACGACGAAGCGCAACGCGTCCCGGACAGCGCGGACCGCCAAATGCATCAAGACACCACGTCGAGCGCCAGCAACACTAGCAACACCGCGCCAAccgccaacaacaacaccacgaTCAGCAACAAACCCAGCAACACCAGTGCGCACAGCAATGAGAGCCGCAAGCCGCCGGTATCATCACCGCCGACCACCGCCCCGACCAGCCCGATCTCGTTCTCGTCCAAGAGCGAGACGACGGACACGAAACCCTCGACGGCCAACAACACCACGCTAGCGGACAACACGTCGAACGATTTCAGCGAAACCGTACACGATGAGCCGGTGGTCGATCAGGGCACGGTCCAGGGTGAACAGTGG GATACGAGCGCAAGGAGAAACGTGCACTTTGACAAGGAAAACAAGGGCGCTCCGATCGATGGCCTACCGCTAGAGGACACCAACGAAGAGCGTCGTCGACGAACGGA GAAACTACTGCAAAGCAAACCCGTCCGTAGCAAAAG ACGCCACCATCCGCACAAGTCGCGGAAGTTTTCGCTGCAGGAGTATCACCCGGAATGGCGACGGCAGAGCGGAACCGAGGGTGGTCCAACCGGGCGCCGAATCTCGGTCCAGCCGGAGGACGCCACGCTGCAAGAGGCCGACATCGACGAGCTGACGTCCCACCGGTCGGACGATCCGCGCGCGTTGCGCCGGCACAAGGTGAGCGCCCAGTCCGGATCGTCCCTGGTGAACATCAATCGGAAGGAGACGCCCCAGCTGCAGCATCTGCTACCGTCCAGCAAGTACAAGAAGATGTACGACCACAGCCCGCACGAGGTGTTTGTGCAGCTGGACGAGCTGACGGGCAGCGGGGAGGACCGGGAGTGGAAGGAGACGGCCCGCTGGATCAAGTACGAGGAGGACGTGGAGGAGGGTGCGGACCGGTGGGGCCGGCCGCACGTCGCTTCCCTATCGTTCCACTCGCTGCTGAATCTGCGCCGCTGCCTCGAGACGGGCGTCGTGCTGATGGACCTCGAGGAGAAGGATCTGCCCTCGGTGGCTTATCGAGTGGTCGAGCAG ATGGTGGTTGATGAGCTGATCCATGAGGATGATAAGGCGGTCATCATGCGGGCACTACTGCTGCGCCATCGGCACGTCAACGAAAGCTCGCACGGCGGGTTCTCGTTCGGTCCGAAGCGGAAGTACAGCAGCTACACGAGTCTTCAG TCACTGTCGATGCGTGCCGAGGACGGTGGCAATGGCGAGGTGATCGTAGGCGTTAGGCGATTGAATTCCTTCGTAAGCCCTACCCAGAGCTACACGCTCAGTCCGCCCTCGCTGCACCCGAACTCGGTGTACGGTCAGAGTCCGAACCTTTCCTCCCGCAACCATCCGCCGACACCGCAGCCGGGTCCTCCGAAGGACCGTCACGCAAGGCACACATCCAACCATGGCCGGTGCAGACGTTCCGGCAGCcaggacagcagcagcacggcaacGGCCGCAACAGCCGCTTCggccgcaacagcagcagcagcagcagcagcagcaccggtgACACTAACCACGGTCACCTGTGCCGTTGGTATGCGACGAAATAACTCACCTTTATCGCTGACAGTT AGTGTCGATGACAAGAAGCCTCGCATTGTGCCGGCGGCCGAAATCAACGGCCACGGTGGGCATGGTGAGACGAGGATCAACATCAACGAGGAAACGTACACCTCCTCCCAGGAAGACATCAAGATGCGCACGCAGAAGGAATCGATCCTGAAGCGCATTCCTGAGGGTGCCGAAGCGACGACGGTCCTCGTCGGCGCGGTAGACTTTCTCGAACAACCGACGATCGCTTTCGTGCGGTTGGCGGAAGGTATACCGATGCCGAGCATTACGGAAGTGCCGATCCCCGTACGCTTCCTGTTCATTCTGCTCGGCCCGCAGAAGACCGAGCTGGACTACCATGAGGTTGGTCGGTCGATCGCTACGCTCATGTCGAACGAGCATTTCCACGACATCGCCTACAAGGCGGACGATCGGCGCGAGCTGCTGTCCGCCATCAACGAGTTCCTGGACGATTCGATCGTGCTGCCGCCGGGCAAATGGGAACGCCAGGCGCTGCTTCCGTTCGAGGAACTTAAAGCGAAGAGTGACATGATCCGGTTGCGCAAGAAGAAAGCACTGGACGAGAAGATCAAGAGCAAACAGTCGCAGCTGCTGACGAGCGAGGAGGAGAAGAAGCTGCTGGCGTCGAGCGGTGGCGATGGTGGAGGCGATGGGAAGAAACCGCCAAAGAATCCGCTCGAAAAGACGAACCGTTTGTGGGGCGGGCTGATCAACGACATCAAGCGACGGTATCCGATGTACAAGAGTGACATCATGGACGGGCTCAACACGGAAACGCTGGCCGCGACTATCTTCATGTACTTTGCGGCCCTCTCGACGGCCATCACCTTTGGAGGATTGTCCTCCGACAAGACGCACAACTTGATTGGAATTTCGGAAACGCTTGTGTCGGCTTCGATGGTGGGCCTGGTGTTTCATCTTCTCGCCGGCCAGCCGTTGGTGATCATCGGCACCACCGGTCCTCTACTTCTGTTTGATGAGGCGCTGAATCAGTTCTGCATCTCGAACGACTTCAACTTCCTGACGGTACGGGTGTACGTTGGATGCTGGTTGGCGGTGATCGCACTGGTTGTGTCCGCGTTTGAGGGCAGCGTGTACGTGCGATTGTTTACGCGCTTCACCCAGGAAATCTTCTCGGCACTCATCACGCTGATCTACATCGTGGAAACTGTCATGAAGTTGGTGTCCGTGTACAAACGCCATCCACTGTTGGCGGAGTATTCGTACAAGAACATCACCGAGCCACAGCCGTTGCCGATGCCGTATCTGGAGGAAGGCAACGGTACCACAGCGGCTGGCCTGCTTGCCGAGAGTCTTACGACGGTGGTGAACGCAACGTTGGGAATTCCGGTCGATCCCGACAACCTGCTCATCCCGGAGGACGGTATTGGACCACGGAACCGGCCCAACACGGCACTGTTCTGTACCATCCTTACCCTCGGTACGTTCTCCTTGGCGTACTATCTGAAGCTGTTCCGCAACTCGCACTTCCTCGGCCGTAACGCGCGTCGTGCGCTGGGTGACTTTGGAGTACCGATCTCGATCGCGCTGTTTGTGCTGGTGGACTACATGATCCCGGAGGTGTTCACGGAGAAGCTGAGCGTGCCGGAGGGTCTCTCGCCGAGTGATGAAACACGCCGTGGATGGATCATTCCGCTCGGAGGCGTTCCTGGCTGGTTACCGTTCGTGGCCGGCATTCCCGCCCTGCTGGTGTACATTCTGATCTTCATGGAGACGCACATTTCCGAGCTGATTGTGGACAAGCCGGAGCGTGGCTTGAAGAAGGGTTCCGGGCTGCACATGGACATTGTGTTGCTGTGCTTCCTCAACACGGTCTGCGGGTTCTTCGGTATGCCGTGGCATTGTGCCGCCACTGTCCGTTCGGTGACGCACGTGTCAGCCGTCACCATTATGTCGAG AACTCATGCTCCAGGAGATGCGCCACACATTACGGACGTGAAGGAGCAAagaatttctggctttttcgTGTCGCTGATGGTGGGACTCTCGGTAACGATGGCTCCGATCTTGCGCTTGATCCCGATGTCAGTGTTGTTCGGAGTGTTCCTGTACATGGGCATAGCTTCCATGAGCGGAGTTCAGTTCTTTGAACG CTTGCGGTTGTACCTAATGCCCGTGAAGCATCATCCCCAAGTGCCGTTCGTGCGGCGAGTACCGACATGGAAGATGCATCTGTTCACCTTCGTGCAGATACTGGCACTGGCCATGCTGTGGGCCGTCAAATCGTCTCCCTTCTCGCTGGCATTCCCCTTCTTCCTGATCATGATGGTACCGATTCGGAAGCAGCTGGAAAGTGTCTTTTCTCCGCTGGAGTTGCGTGCG CTTGACGGCAGTCAACCGAACGAAGGTGCAGAGGATGAACCCGATTTCTACGAACAGGCTCCAATTCCTGCTTAA
- the LOC118510437 gene encoding band 3 anion transport protein isoform X8 gives MNRFLTIAAADRAFRSPISWNARDQYREITSNDDPNEVHLDDEIERVFGTTAEKERFELNRLQDEVILDNSPLKYDEAQRVPDSADRQMHQDTTSSASNTSNTAPTANNNTTISNKPSNTSAHSNESRKPPVSSPPTTAPTSPISFSSKSETTDTKPSTANNTTLADNTSNDFSETVHDEPVVDQGTVQGEQWDTSARRNVHFDKENKGAPIDGLPLEDTNEERRRRTEKLLQSKPVRSKRRHHPHKSRKFSLQEYHPEWRRQSGTEGGPTGRRISVQPEDATLQEADIDELTSHRSDDPRALRRHKVSAQSGSSLVNINRKETPQLQHLLPSSKYKKMYDHSPHEVFVQLDELTGSGEDREWKETARWIKYEEDVEEGADRWGRPHVASLSFHSLLNLRRCLETGVVLMDLEEKDLPSVAYRVVEQMVVDELIHEDDKAVIMRALLLRHRHVNESSHGGFSFGPKRKYSSYTSLQNLAFRMYDRSMEHLVFISNTDTNTNTSPQQLSVDDKKPRIVPAAEINGHGGHGETRININEETYTSSQEDIKMRTQKESILKRIPEGAEATTVLVGAVDFLEQPTIAFVRLAEGIPMPSITEVPIPVRFLFILLGPQKTELDYHEVGRSIATLMSNEHFHDIAYKADDRRELLSAINEFLDDSIVLPPGKWERQALLPFEELKAKSDMIRLRKKKALDEKIKSKQSQLLTSEEEKKLLASSGGDGGGDGKKPPKNPLEKTNRLWGGLINDIKRRYPMYKSDIMDGLNTETLAATIFMYFAALSTAITFGGLSSDKTHNLIGISETLVSASMVGLVFHLLAGQPLVIIGTTGPLLLFDEALNQFCISNDFNFLTVRVYVGCWLAVIALVVSAFEGSVYVRLFTRFTQEIFSALITLIYIVETVMKLVSVYKRHPLLAEYSYKNITEPQPLPMPYLEEGNGTTAAGLLAESLTTVVNATLGIPVDPDNLLIPEDGIGPRNRPNTALFCTILTLGTFSLAYYLKLFRNSHFLGRNARRALGDFGVPISIALFVLVDYMIPEVFTEKLSVPEGLSPSDETRRGWIIPLGGVPGWLPFVAGIPALLVYILIFMETHISELIVDKPERGLKKGSGLHMDIVLLCFLNTVCGFFGMPWHCAATVRSVTHVSAVTIMSRTHAPGDAPHITDVKEQRISGFFVSLMVGLSVTMAPILRLIPMSVLFGVFLYMGIASMSGVQFFERLRLYLMPVKHHPQVPFVRRVPTWKMHLFTFVQILALAMLWAVKSSPFSLAFPFFLIMMVPIRKQLESVFSPLELRALDGSQPNEGAEDEPDFYEQAPIPA, from the exons ATGAACCGTTTTCTAACGATTGCTGCCGCCGACCGGGCCTTCCGAAGCCCCATATCCTGGAACGCGCGAGACCAGTACCGTGAGATT ACAAGCAATGATGACCCGAACGAGGTACATCTGGATGATGAAATCGAGCGCGTCTTCGGTACGACCGCCGAGAAGGAACGTTTCGAACTGAACCGCCTGCAGGACGAAGTCATCCTGGACAACTCGCCGCTCAAGTACGACGAAGCGCAACGCGTCCCGGACAGCGCGGACCGCCAAATGCATCAAGACACCACGTCGAGCGCCAGCAACACTAGCAACACCGCGCCAAccgccaacaacaacaccacgaTCAGCAACAAACCCAGCAACACCAGTGCGCACAGCAATGAGAGCCGCAAGCCGCCGGTATCATCACCGCCGACCACCGCCCCGACCAGCCCGATCTCGTTCTCGTCCAAGAGCGAGACGACGGACACGAAACCCTCGACGGCCAACAACACCACGCTAGCGGACAACACGTCGAACGATTTCAGCGAAACCGTACACGATGAGCCGGTGGTCGATCAGGGCACGGTCCAGGGTGAACAGTGG GATACGAGCGCAAGGAGAAACGTGCACTTTGACAAGGAAAACAAGGGCGCTCCGATCGATGGCCTACCGCTAGAGGACACCAACGAAGAGCGTCGTCGACGAACGGA GAAACTACTGCAAAGCAAACCCGTCCGTAGCAAAAG ACGCCACCATCCGCACAAGTCGCGGAAGTTTTCGCTGCAGGAGTATCACCCGGAATGGCGACGGCAGAGCGGAACCGAGGGTGGTCCAACCGGGCGCCGAATCTCGGTCCAGCCGGAGGACGCCACGCTGCAAGAGGCCGACATCGACGAGCTGACGTCCCACCGGTCGGACGATCCGCGCGCGTTGCGCCGGCACAAGGTGAGCGCCCAGTCCGGATCGTCCCTGGTGAACATCAATCGGAAGGAGACGCCCCAGCTGCAGCATCTGCTACCGTCCAGCAAGTACAAGAAGATGTACGACCACAGCCCGCACGAGGTGTTTGTGCAGCTGGACGAGCTGACGGGCAGCGGGGAGGACCGGGAGTGGAAGGAGACGGCCCGCTGGATCAAGTACGAGGAGGACGTGGAGGAGGGTGCGGACCGGTGGGGCCGGCCGCACGTCGCTTCCCTATCGTTCCACTCGCTGCTGAATCTGCGCCGCTGCCTCGAGACGGGCGTCGTGCTGATGGACCTCGAGGAGAAGGATCTGCCCTCGGTGGCTTATCGAGTGGTCGAGCAG ATGGTGGTTGATGAGCTGATCCATGAGGATGATAAGGCGGTCATCATGCGGGCACTACTGCTGCGCCATCGGCACGTCAACGAAAGCTCGCACGGCGGGTTCTCGTTCGGTCCGAAGCGGAAGTACAGCAGCTACACGAGTCTTCAG AACCTAGCATTTCGTATGTATGATCGTAGCATGGAACACTTGGTGTTTATCAGCAACACTGACACTAACACAAACACTAGCCCACAACAATTG AGTGTCGATGACAAGAAGCCTCGCATTGTGCCGGCGGCCGAAATCAACGGCCACGGTGGGCATGGTGAGACGAGGATCAACATCAACGAGGAAACGTACACCTCCTCCCAGGAAGACATCAAGATGCGCACGCAGAAGGAATCGATCCTGAAGCGCATTCCTGAGGGTGCCGAAGCGACGACGGTCCTCGTCGGCGCGGTAGACTTTCTCGAACAACCGACGATCGCTTTCGTGCGGTTGGCGGAAGGTATACCGATGCCGAGCATTACGGAAGTGCCGATCCCCGTACGCTTCCTGTTCATTCTGCTCGGCCCGCAGAAGACCGAGCTGGACTACCATGAGGTTGGTCGGTCGATCGCTACGCTCATGTCGAACGAGCATTTCCACGACATCGCCTACAAGGCGGACGATCGGCGCGAGCTGCTGTCCGCCATCAACGAGTTCCTGGACGATTCGATCGTGCTGCCGCCGGGCAAATGGGAACGCCAGGCGCTGCTTCCGTTCGAGGAACTTAAAGCGAAGAGTGACATGATCCGGTTGCGCAAGAAGAAAGCACTGGACGAGAAGATCAAGAGCAAACAGTCGCAGCTGCTGACGAGCGAGGAGGAGAAGAAGCTGCTGGCGTCGAGCGGTGGCGATGGTGGAGGCGATGGGAAGAAACCGCCAAAGAATCCGCTCGAAAAGACGAACCGTTTGTGGGGCGGGCTGATCAACGACATCAAGCGACGGTATCCGATGTACAAGAGTGACATCATGGACGGGCTCAACACGGAAACGCTGGCCGCGACTATCTTCATGTACTTTGCGGCCCTCTCGACGGCCATCACCTTTGGAGGATTGTCCTCCGACAAGACGCACAACTTGATTGGAATTTCGGAAACGCTTGTGTCGGCTTCGATGGTGGGCCTGGTGTTTCATCTTCTCGCCGGCCAGCCGTTGGTGATCATCGGCACCACCGGTCCTCTACTTCTGTTTGATGAGGCGCTGAATCAGTTCTGCATCTCGAACGACTTCAACTTCCTGACGGTACGGGTGTACGTTGGATGCTGGTTGGCGGTGATCGCACTGGTTGTGTCCGCGTTTGAGGGCAGCGTGTACGTGCGATTGTTTACGCGCTTCACCCAGGAAATCTTCTCGGCACTCATCACGCTGATCTACATCGTGGAAACTGTCATGAAGTTGGTGTCCGTGTACAAACGCCATCCACTGTTGGCGGAGTATTCGTACAAGAACATCACCGAGCCACAGCCGTTGCCGATGCCGTATCTGGAGGAAGGCAACGGTACCACAGCGGCTGGCCTGCTTGCCGAGAGTCTTACGACGGTGGTGAACGCAACGTTGGGAATTCCGGTCGATCCCGACAACCTGCTCATCCCGGAGGACGGTATTGGACCACGGAACCGGCCCAACACGGCACTGTTCTGTACCATCCTTACCCTCGGTACGTTCTCCTTGGCGTACTATCTGAAGCTGTTCCGCAACTCGCACTTCCTCGGCCGTAACGCGCGTCGTGCGCTGGGTGACTTTGGAGTACCGATCTCGATCGCGCTGTTTGTGCTGGTGGACTACATGATCCCGGAGGTGTTCACGGAGAAGCTGAGCGTGCCGGAGGGTCTCTCGCCGAGTGATGAAACACGCCGTGGATGGATCATTCCGCTCGGAGGCGTTCCTGGCTGGTTACCGTTCGTGGCCGGCATTCCCGCCCTGCTGGTGTACATTCTGATCTTCATGGAGACGCACATTTCCGAGCTGATTGTGGACAAGCCGGAGCGTGGCTTGAAGAAGGGTTCCGGGCTGCACATGGACATTGTGTTGCTGTGCTTCCTCAACACGGTCTGCGGGTTCTTCGGTATGCCGTGGCATTGTGCCGCCACTGTCCGTTCGGTGACGCACGTGTCAGCCGTCACCATTATGTCGAG AACTCATGCTCCAGGAGATGCGCCACACATTACGGACGTGAAGGAGCAAagaatttctggctttttcgTGTCGCTGATGGTGGGACTCTCGGTAACGATGGCTCCGATCTTGCGCTTGATCCCGATGTCAGTGTTGTTCGGAGTGTTCCTGTACATGGGCATAGCTTCCATGAGCGGAGTTCAGTTCTTTGAACG CTTGCGGTTGTACCTAATGCCCGTGAAGCATCATCCCCAAGTGCCGTTCGTGCGGCGAGTACCGACATGGAAGATGCATCTGTTCACCTTCGTGCAGATACTGGCACTGGCCATGCTGTGGGCCGTCAAATCGTCTCCCTTCTCGCTGGCATTCCCCTTCTTCCTGATCATGATGGTACCGATTCGGAAGCAGCTGGAAAGTGTCTTTTCTCCGCTGGAGTTGCGTGCG CTTGACGGCAGTCAACCGAACGAAGGTGCAGAGGATGAACCCGATTTCTACGAACAGGCTCCAATTCCTGCTTAA